From Tripterygium wilfordii isolate XIE 37 chromosome 13, ASM1340144v1, whole genome shotgun sequence, the proteins below share one genomic window:
- the LOC120013697 gene encoding uncharacterized protein LOC120013697 gives MEGDDGLRTVECLRGRLLAERQASRVATEDAQIMAKKLIQLENQLREETKLRIKAEKKLHFLMKKLGSLKMHLNSPGICGISCTSSTSTSCASSKDSFDSQITNSAISQEIKDDIGETSNSFQESATSADSTTKSEDPRLQLANGGDGE, from the exons ATGGAAGGAGATGATGGTTTGAGGACTGTGGAGTGCCTGAGAGGGAGATTGCTCGCAGAAAGACAAGCTTCCAGAGTTGCAACAGAGGATGCGCAAATTATGGCCAAAAAG CTGATACAACTAGAAAACCAACTAAGAGAAGAGACCAAATTGAGGATTAAAGCTGAGAAGAAACTACATTTTTTAATGAAGAAGCTTGGTTCCTTGAAGATGCATCTAAATTCACCTGGGATTTGCGGCATTTCTTGCACATCTTCCACATCTACAAGTTGTGCAAGTTCCAAAGACTCTTTCGATTCTCAGATCACAAACTCAGCAATCTCACAAGAAATCAAGGACGATATAGGAGAAACCTCTAATTCCTTTCAAGAGAGTGCAACGTCTGCAGATTCAACAACTAAGAGCGAAGATCCAAG ATTACAACTTGCAAATGGCGGGGATGGAGAATAG